TGGCCGGAACTTCGGGAAGCTGGGGCACTCTCTTCGTGGTGAGGACCGCAAGGCCGCGAAGCCGTCCGGCTCTGATGTACTCCACCGACGTGGAGAGGGCCAGGGGCATGACATCGGCGTGGCCGCCCATGACCGCCGTGGCGCCGGGACCGTCGCCGTCGAACTGGATGTAGTTGAAGTCCGTGCCGTGGATGTTTTTCATCATGGCACCGGCAACGTAGGGAAGGCCTCCCACGCCGGAGGTTGCCATGCGGATCTTCTTCTCGCCCTTCGCCGCCTCCACAAGCTCCTGCATAGTGTTGTAGGGGGTTTCGGGGTTGACGCAGATGACCACTGCGCCCTCCACCGCAATGACGATGGGCTGGAGGTCATGGAAACTCAGAGGAGAGAGGCCAAGAACCCGGTATGTGGCTGGGTTTTCCGCACTGTAAAGCAAGGTGTAGCCGTCTGCGGGGGAGTTCACCGTGAGGGTCGTGGCCACCGCCCCGGAGGCTCCGGTTTTGTTCTGGAGAATGATGGTCTGCCCCAGTTTCTGCTCCGCCAGAGGGGTGATGGCCCGGGCGAAGTTGTCGGTACCGCCGCCGGCACCCCACATGATCAGTCCCTGGATGTTCTTCTCAGGATATGCCGCCGCTCCCGCCGAAGCGAGAAGAAATACCAGCGCAACTGAAAGCCCGAACACTGCCGCTTTTCTCATGGATCTTCCTCCTTTGTTTGCCTGTTTTCCCTCCCAGCCTTGCCGGGAGGAATTTCCCCATCCGCACCCCTGGGGACGGATCAGCCTTCCCGCTTGTTCGCCGGATCGTAAAACTCGCCGAAAAGAACATCCTCAGAGGGTGCATCCGTGAGGATCGGCTTGGCGACCCAGGTGCTGTTCATATAATGCTTCAGGGCGATGTTCTCCGACACCTGGTTGTTCCCCCAGGTGCCGCACCCCATGCTCGACGTCATG
Above is a genomic segment from Aminivibrio sp. containing:
- a CDS encoding tripartite tricarboxylate transporter substrate binding protein; translation: MRKAAVFGLSVALVFLLASAGAAAYPEKNIQGLIMWGAGGGTDNFARAITPLAEQKLGQTIILQNKTGASGAVATTLTVNSPADGYTLLYSAENPATYRVLGLSPLSFHDLQPIVIAVEGAVVICVNPETPYNTMQELVEAAKGEKKIRMATSGVGGLPYVAGAMMKNIHGTDFNYIQFDGDGPGATAVMGGHADVMPLALSTSVEYIRAGRLRGLAVLTTKRVPQLPEVPAITEIYPEYAQYLPWGPFYGVFVKKGTPGDIVTKLSDAFTQAMAEPRFEEYVKNSGGFRNGATGEEAVKFLDRFESTASWLIYNAGGAKKSPAEFNIPEPKK